A region from the Paenibacillus humicola genome encodes:
- the yabQ gene encoding spore cortex biosynthesis protein YabQ: protein MSLNVQLMTMAAMLLSGIGMGVVFDGYRVVSDELRINRWWIPVFDLLYWIAATIVVFHVLSANNEGEVRLYVFIGLLCGIGLYYWVFSKIVVKLVHIAIETVRALIRFSIRAFRLLVVQPLMLVFRLLKVIFAFFIALTLFLSKIVVQLVRPFWLLLRWMLRPLLRPLGRRMAKLFGPLLDRLKLRARAESARVLALRLWRLIRRKKD, encoded by the coding sequence GTGAGCCTGAATGTGCAATTGATGACGATGGCGGCGATGCTGCTCTCCGGGATCGGGATGGGGGTCGTCTTCGACGGCTACCGCGTCGTATCGGACGAGCTTCGGATTAACCGCTGGTGGATCCCGGTGTTCGATCTGCTGTACTGGATTGCCGCCACCATCGTCGTGTTTCACGTATTGTCCGCAAACAACGAGGGCGAGGTGCGGCTGTACGTGTTTATCGGGCTCCTGTGCGGCATCGGATTGTATTACTGGGTTTTCAGCAAAATCGTCGTCAAGCTGGTGCATATCGCGATCGAAACGGTCCGCGCGCTGATCCGCTTCTCCATCCGGGCGTTCCGCCTGCTGGTCGTTCAGCCCCTTATGCTCGTTTTTCGCCTACTCAAGGTGATTTTCGCCTTTTTCATCGCGCTTACTTTGTTCCTGTCCAAAATTGTGGTACAATTGGTTCGTCCTTTCTGGCTTTTGCTCCGCTGGATGCTGAGGCCGCTTCTCCGCCCGCTGGGCCGCCGCATGGCGAAGCTCTTCGGGCCGCTATTAGACAGGCTGAAGCTGCGGGCAAGGGCCGAGTCGGCTCGGGTGCTCGCCCTCCGTCTATGGCGGCTGATCCGCCGGAAGAAGGACTGA
- a CDS encoding FtsB family cell division protein, producing MTTATQPNTNVRQAGTKRRLKIWFCIVALFMAWSTFKMVSQVGQQVEANKKLAAVQSQINDATKQVNDLKLQVERLNDKEYIGQKAQKDLGMLNQGEKQIIPVR from the coding sequence GTGACAACCGCAACCCAACCGAACACGAACGTGAGACAAGCTGGAACGAAACGTCGGCTGAAAATATGGTTTTGCATCGTTGCGCTGTTCATGGCATGGAGCACATTCAAAATGGTTTCCCAGGTCGGACAGCAGGTCGAAGCGAACAAGAAGCTGGCCGCCGTACAGAGTCAAATCAACGACGCGACCAAGCAGGTGAACGACCTGAAGCTGCAGGTCGAACGTCTGAACGATAAAGAATATATCGGGCAGAAAGCGCAGAAGGATCTGGGCATGCTGAATCAAGGCGAGAAACAAATTATTCCCGTGCGATAA
- a CDS encoding S1 domain-containing RNA-binding protein yields the protein MAIEVGAKLEGKVTGITHFGAFVDLSGGVTGLVHISEIADNYVKDVKDHLKLDDIVTVKVINVDKDGKIGLSIKQAIDRPEGSAPPQREPRPGGFNRPSGGGGFNRPGGGGGGGFNRPGGGGGGRPFKSAGKPSYGKPSFEDKMSRFLKDSEERISSLKKNTEGKRGGRGAKRV from the coding sequence ATGGCAATTGAAGTGGGCGCCAAGTTAGAGGGCAAAGTGACAGGCATTACGCATTTCGGAGCATTCGTCGATTTGTCGGGAGGTGTCACGGGGCTCGTTCACATCTCGGAGATTGCCGATAATTACGTCAAGGACGTCAAGGATCACTTGAAGCTGGACGATATCGTCACCGTGAAAGTCATCAATGTGGATAAGGACGGCAAGATCGGGCTTTCGATCAAGCAGGCCATAGACCGGCCGGAGGGCTCGGCACCGCCGCAGCGGGAGCCAAGACCGGGCGGCTTTAACCGTCCAAGCGGAGGCGGGGGCTTCAATCGTCCAGGCGGAGGCGGAGGCGGAGGCTTCAATCGTCCGGGCGGAGGCGGAGGCGGGCGACCGTTCAAATCGGCCGGCAAACCTTCCTACGGCAAACCTTCCTTCGAGGATAAGATGTCCCGTTTTCTGAAAGACAGCGAGGAACGCATTTCTTCCCTGAAGAAGAATACCGAAGGCAAACGCGGCGGCCGCGGCGCGAAGCGCGTCTGA
- a CDS encoding tartrate dehydrogenase, protein MKTYEIAVIPGDGIGGEVVPAALDVLNAAADVHGGLKWKFASFPWNCDYYMEHGKMMPDDGLTILQGFDAVFLGAVGDPSRVPDHVSLWGLLIKIRRSFEQSINIRPAKFFKGLASPLLNPKDFDLLVVRENSEGEYSEIGGRIHQGEDQIAMQSSVFTRKGTERAMRYAFELAKTRKGHVTSATKSNGIVHTMPFWDEVFRDVAADYPDIRNSSYHIDALSAFFVTRPQIFDVVVSSNLFGDILSDIGAAVMGSIGVAPAANINTNGKYPSMFEPVHGSAPDIQGRGIANPIGQIWTAKMMLDHFGEYEIAGKLLDAMELVTAQGIKTPDIGGSSSTTEVAAAICRELKRM, encoded by the coding sequence GTGAAAACCTATGAAATCGCTGTCATTCCCGGAGACGGAATCGGCGGCGAAGTGGTGCCCGCCGCGCTGGACGTGCTGAACGCCGCGGCCGACGTTCATGGCGGGCTGAAATGGAAGTTTGCGAGTTTTCCGTGGAACTGCGATTACTATATGGAGCACGGCAAAATGATGCCGGACGATGGATTAACCATATTGCAAGGATTCGACGCCGTCTTCCTCGGGGCGGTCGGCGACCCTTCCCGCGTGCCGGATCATGTTTCCCTGTGGGGGCTGCTGATCAAGATCCGACGGAGTTTCGAGCAGTCGATCAATATCCGGCCGGCCAAATTTTTTAAAGGCCTCGCATCCCCGCTCCTGAATCCGAAGGATTTCGACCTGCTGGTCGTGCGGGAAAACAGCGAGGGCGAATACAGCGAAATCGGCGGCCGCATCCATCAGGGCGAAGACCAGATCGCCATGCAAAGCTCGGTCTTCACCCGCAAGGGGACGGAGCGAGCGATGCGTTACGCCTTCGAGCTGGCCAAAACGAGAAAAGGCCATGTCACGAGCGCGACCAAATCGAACGGAATTGTCCATACGATGCCGTTCTGGGACGAGGTGTTCCGGGACGTAGCCGCCGACTACCCCGACATCCGGAACTCGTCTTATCATATCGACGCGCTGTCCGCTTTCTTCGTGACCCGGCCGCAAATATTCGACGTCGTTGTTTCAAGCAATTTGTTCGGGGACATTCTGAGCGACATCGGCGCCGCGGTCATGGGAAGCATCGGCGTCGCGCCAGCCGCGAATATTAATACGAACGGCAAATACCCGTCCATGTTCGAGCCGGTGCACGGTTCCGCCCCCGATATCCAGGGCAGAGGCATCGCCAACCCGATCGGGCAAATTTGGACGGCCAAAATGATGCTCGACCATTTCGGCGAATATGAAATCGCCGGCAAGCTGCTGGACGCCATGGAGCTCGTGACCGCACAGGGCATCAAAACGCCGGACATCGGCGGGTCTTCCTCCACGACGGAAGTGGCGGCCGCTATCTGCAGGGAGCTGAAACGAATGTAA